A genomic stretch from Candidatus Woesearchaeota archaeon includes:
- the gatD gene encoding Glu-tRNA(Gln) amidotransferase GatDE subunit D, with protein VSILSFGGTIASKVDYRTGGVSASYDASDFVEMCPELTTIANIESRAVDCMMSEDMHPDDWLRLAHAICEEANKDHITGIVVTHGTDTLHFSTAAMSFLLEDLNKPVIFTASQRSIDRGSTDAFMNLICAVRAAATWDGAEVVTCMHATTSDDYCFLLRGTKVRKMHTSRRDAFRPINEQPLAKVTDQTLEVLHPNYRKRTTSTVHCSGQFETNIALITIYPGIDPGLVEYVINKGVKGIVLAATALGHVPTSGKHSLVDVLEKAKEKGIPVVIASQTLYGRTNPYVYTNLRKLSIGLGCIFASDMTPETAYVKLGCILPKATSKEDVKTLLLENMAGEINEIIDERSFLN; from the coding sequence GTTTCAATACTCTCCTTTGGAGGGACCATTGCAAGTAAGGTTGATTACCGCACGGGTGGAGTGAGTGCAAGCTATGATGCTTCTGATTTTGTTGAAATGTGTCCTGAACTTACCACTATTGCAAACATTGAATCTCGTGCAGTTGATTGTATGATGAGCGAGGATATGCATCCAGATGATTGGCTCAGATTAGCACATGCGATTTGTGAGGAAGCAAATAAAGATCACATTACAGGAATCGTAGTTACCCACGGAACAGATACTCTTCATTTCTCAACTGCTGCAATGTCTTTTCTCCTTGAAGACCTCAACAAACCCGTTATCTTCACCGCATCGCAGCGTTCCATCGATAGAGGCTCCACTGATGCTTTTATGAACCTCATCTGTGCTGTACGCGCAGCTGCCACTTGGGATGGTGCAGAAGTTGTAACTTGTATGCATGCAACAACATCTGACGATTACTGCTTCTTGCTACGAGGAACAAAAGTGCGGAAAATGCACACCTCGCGCCGTGACGCGTTTCGACCCATTAACGAGCAACCACTTGCAAAGGTAACTGATCAAACTCTTGAGGTTCTGCACCCCAATTACCGTAAAAGAACTACAAGCACCGTTCATTGCTCTGGTCAGTTTGAAACAAATATAGCACTCATCACTATCTATCCCGGAATAGATCCTGGACTGGTTGAATATGTTATTAACAAGGGAGTTAAAGGGATTGTTCTTGCAGCAACCGCTCTTGGCCATGTGCCCACTAGCGGAAAACATAGTCTAGTAGACGTGCTTGAAAAAGCAAAAGAAAAGGGAATTCCTGTAGTGATAGCATCTCAAACACTTTACGGACGAACAAATCCTTATGTTTACACCAATCTGCGCAAACTCTCTATTGGTCTTGGCTGTATCTTTGCATCAGACATGACGCCTGAAACGGCCTATGTGAAATTAGGCTGCATCCTTCCAAAAGCGACGAGTAAAGAAGACGTTAAAACATTATTACTTGAAAACATGGCTGGGGAAATAAATGAAATTATTGATGAGAGGAGTTTTTTGAACTAA